The Terriglobus tenax genome contains a region encoding:
- a CDS encoding APC family permease yields the protein MTEKNPHLVRGLSTTAATSANIIDMVGVGPFITLPLIVTAMGGPQAMLGWILGALLSLCDGCVWSELGTAYPEAGGSYAYLKNIYGKNGAGKVFAFLYAWQLLLSAPLSIASGCIGFAQYVTWFVPSASKPILSGSLFHAPIIFSGQTLIAMSACGIALIALYRPVAHVGRIARVTGAIVIATLVGVILVGFTHFSPSMAFSFPASAFHLDSAFFYGLGAGLLVSAYDYWGYYNACFLGAEVEKPEKTIPRAVLGSIVIVGTLYVLMNISVLGVLPWKSMMALTHDDSARQYTMAAFVQTAFASHAWAHSAASIVVVLIATASLASVFGLLLGYSRIPFAAALDGNFPAVFGKVHARYHIPAVSLFTLGAIAMLLCLLRLQEVIASLVIIRIVFQFLMQGVAVMTPKHREERRKQGRFRMPLYPLPAVLAMVGFLFILFSRKNFGAELKLAGMVAVTGLVVYFLRSRVASRA from the coding sequence GTGACTGAGAAGAACCCTCACCTGGTACGTGGTCTTTCGACCACGGCTGCGACCAGCGCCAACATTATCGACATGGTGGGCGTTGGTCCGTTTATCACTCTGCCGCTGATTGTGACGGCGATGGGTGGACCGCAGGCCATGCTTGGCTGGATTCTGGGCGCGCTGCTTTCGCTGTGCGACGGCTGCGTGTGGAGTGAGCTGGGGACCGCGTATCCCGAGGCTGGCGGGTCGTATGCGTACCTGAAGAACATCTATGGCAAAAACGGTGCGGGAAAGGTTTTTGCTTTCCTTTATGCCTGGCAGCTCCTGCTCTCTGCGCCGCTTTCGATTGCTTCAGGATGCATTGGCTTTGCGCAGTATGTGACGTGGTTTGTGCCCTCCGCATCGAAGCCGATTCTGAGTGGAAGCCTTTTTCATGCTCCGATTATTTTCAGCGGTCAGACGCTGATTGCGATGAGTGCCTGTGGCATTGCGTTGATCGCGTTGTATCGTCCGGTGGCCCATGTGGGACGGATTGCGCGTGTGACGGGCGCGATTGTGATTGCGACGCTGGTGGGCGTGATCCTGGTAGGCTTTACGCACTTTTCTCCGAGCATGGCGTTTTCGTTTCCGGCGAGCGCGTTCCACCTGGATTCAGCCTTCTTCTATGGCCTGGGTGCGGGACTGCTGGTGTCTGCGTATGACTACTGGGGTTACTACAACGCCTGCTTCCTGGGCGCCGAGGTAGAGAAGCCGGAGAAGACGATTCCACGCGCTGTGCTGGGATCGATTGTGATTGTGGGCACGCTGTATGTGCTGATGAATATCTCGGTGCTGGGCGTTCTTCCGTGGAAATCAATGATGGCCCTGACGCATGACGATTCGGCGCGCCAGTACACCATGGCGGCGTTTGTGCAGACGGCCTTTGCTTCGCATGCGTGGGCGCATTCGGCGGCGTCGATTGTCGTGGTGTTGATCGCGACCGCTTCGCTGGCGTCGGTCTTCGGGTTGTTGCTGGGCTATTCCCGTATCCCGTTTGCGGCGGCGCTGGATGGGAACTTTCCGGCTGTCTTTGGCAAGGTGCATGCCCGGTATCACATTCCGGCGGTGTCGCTGTTTACGCTTGGGGCCATCGCGATGCTGCTTTGCCTGCTGCGTCTGCAGGAGGTGATTGCATCGCTGGTGATTATCCGCATTGTCTTTCAGTTCCTGATGCAGGGCGTTGCGGTGATGACGCCGAAGCACCGCGAGGAGCGGCGGAAGCAGGGCCGGTTTCGCATGCCGCTTTATCCGTTGCCGGCGGTTCT